The following proteins come from a genomic window of Amaranthus tricolor cultivar Red isolate AtriRed21 chromosome 14, ASM2621246v1, whole genome shotgun sequence:
- the LOC130800224 gene encoding uncharacterized protein LOC130800224 translates to MSNKHCYYYYYYYYYLIIWVFMIIIVKSETSSKSIYQVLESKGLPSGLFPKGISNFTIDDDGNFRVYLNEACEAKFESEIHYEKDVSGQISFGQIGNLTGIEAQDLFLWFPVKGIRVDIPSSGVIYFDVGVVHKQFSVSLFDTPRDCVATTRPIAIGNFDFSSIVVDLLVKKLDGILQYSLNWWKNDEAEVI, encoded by the exons aTGTCAAACaaacattgttattattattattattattattattatttaataatatggGTTTTTATGATAATCATTGTAAAATCAGAAACTAGTTCAAAATCAATATACCAAGTATTAGAATCAAAGGGTTTACCATCTGGATTATTCCCAAAAGGGATTTCAAATTTTACAATTGATGATGATGggaattttagggtttatttaaATGAAGCTTGTGAAGCTAAATTTGAGAGTGAAATTCATTATGAAAAAGATGTTTCTGGGCAAATTAGTTTTGGGCAGATCGGAAATTTAACAGGAATTGAAGCTCAAGATCTGTTTTTATGGTTTCCAGTTAAAGGAATTAGGGTTGATATTCCAAGTTCTGgtgttatttattttgatgtggGTGTTGTTCATAAACAATTCTCTGTTTCTTTATTTGACACTCCAAGAGATTGTGTTGCTACTACTCGTCCTATCGCTATTGGGAATTTTGATTTTTCCTCCATTGTTGTTGATCTCCTTGTTAAG AAATTAGATGGAATTCTACAATATAGTTTGAATTGGTGGAAGAACGATGAAGCAGAAGTTATATAG